A single genomic interval of Pirellulaceae bacterium harbors:
- a CDS encoding phytanoyl-CoA dioxygenase family protein has protein sequence MLQDITLENSPLRIVPATHRSNKLPQQVLADAFEDHSDQVIVTGSAGTIVVMNAHLWHGGMENRSKQPRRVLHAFYCRRDKPQQQYQKRLIDKNLQKTFTTGVRSLFAIDDAENDHISKHATTTSGFMK, from the coding sequence ATGTTGCAAGACATCACGCTTGAAAATAGTCCGCTGCGGATCGTTCCGGCCACACATCGCAGCAACAAACTCCCGCAACAAGTGCTCGCTGATGCTTTCGAGGATCATTCCGATCAAGTGATCGTTACCGGTAGCGCAGGAACGATTGTGGTGATGAATGCACATCTGTGGCATGGCGGAATGGAAAATCGATCGAAACAACCGCGGCGGGTACTCCATGCGTTTTACTGCCGCCGAGACAAACCGCAGCAACAGTACCAAAAGAGGCTCATCGACAAGAACCTGCAGAAAACGTTCACGACAGGAGTACGAAGCTTATTCGCAATTGACGATGCTGAAAACGACCACATCAGTAAACACGCAACCACCACCAGCGGCTTCATGAAATGA
- a CDS encoding DUF1549 domain-containing protein, translating to MGKPNESPLYQAATRQNDDWSKMPSKEAERLSAQQLIWLRDWISLGAVWVSNEKKRELEEEYASQWSAEDGIRVNTSKGLDDNWTTRKYDPAGLWAYQPVTKVRVKGQRNPIDVLIEQELPIGLSVATQADRKTLIRRTTFDLTGLPPSPEQANDFLNDPGRMKKRFRM from the coding sequence GTGGGAAAACCGAATGAGAGCCCATTGTATCAAGCCGCCACTCGTCAAAATGACGACTGGTCTAAGATGCCTTCCAAGGAAGCCGAACGCTTGTCCGCTCAACAACTAATTTGGTTGCGAGATTGGATTAGCTTGGGAGCAGTGTGGGTGAGTAACGAGAAAAAACGCGAGCTTGAAGAAGAGTATGCCAGCCAATGGTCGGCCGAGGATGGAATCAGAGTCAACACCTCGAAGGGATTAGATGACAATTGGACAACCCGCAAATACGACCCAGCCGGATTATGGGCCTACCAACCCGTGACAAAGGTAAGAGTCAAGGGCCAGAGGAACCCAATCGACGTGTTAATTGAGCAGGAGCTGCCAATTGGGTTGTCTGTCGCAACACAAGCCGATCGCAAGACGTTAATTCGACGGACCACGTTTGACTTGACCGGTTTGCCGCCTTCACCGGAGCAAGCGAATGATTTCCTGAATGACCCTGGTCGAATGAAGAAGCGTTTTCGGATGTGA